In one Streptomyces sp. T12 genomic region, the following are encoded:
- the moeZ gene encoding adenylyltransferase/sulfurtransferase MoeZ — protein sequence MSLPPLVEPASELTVDEVRRYSRHLIIPDVGMDGQKRLKNAKVLCVGAGGLGSPALMYLAAAGVGTLGIVEFDEVDESNLQRQIIHSQADIGRSKAESARDSVLGINPYVNVILHEERLEAENVMDIFSQYDLIVDGTDNFATRYLVNDACVLLNKPYVWGSIYRFDGQASVFWSEHGPCYRCLYPEPPPPGMVPSCAEGGVLGVLCASIGSIQVNEAIKLLAGIGEPLVGRLMIYDALEMQYRQVKVRKDPNCAVCGENPTVTELIDYEAFCGVVSEEAQEAAAGSTITPKQLKEWIDDGENIEIIDVREINEYEIVSIPGARLIPKNEFLMGTALETLPQDKKIVLHCKTGVRSAEVLAVLKSAGFADAVHVGGGVIGWVNQIEPHKPVY from the coding sequence GTGTCGCTGCCACCCCTGGTCGAGCCCGCATCCGAGCTCACCGTAGACGAGGTCCGCAGGTACTCCCGCCACCTGATCATCCCCGACGTGGGGATGGACGGGCAGAAGCGGCTGAAGAACGCCAAGGTGCTGTGTGTGGGCGCCGGCGGCCTGGGCTCGCCGGCGCTGATGTACCTGGCCGCGGCGGGCGTCGGCACGCTCGGCATCGTGGAGTTCGACGAGGTCGACGAATCGAACCTGCAGCGCCAGATCATCCACAGCCAGGCCGACATCGGCCGCTCCAAGGCCGAGTCCGCGCGCGACTCCGTCCTCGGCATCAACCCGTACGTGAACGTGATCCTTCACGAAGAGCGGCTCGAAGCCGAGAACGTGATGGACATCTTCAGCCAGTACGACCTGATCGTCGACGGCACGGACAACTTCGCGACCCGCTACCTGGTCAACGACGCCTGCGTGCTGCTGAACAAGCCGTACGTGTGGGGCTCGATCTACCGCTTCGACGGCCAGGCCTCCGTCTTCTGGTCCGAGCACGGTCCCTGCTACCGCTGCCTCTACCCGGAGCCCCCGCCGCCGGGCATGGTCCCCTCCTGCGCCGAGGGCGGCGTGCTGGGCGTGCTGTGCGCGTCCATCGGCTCCATCCAGGTCAACGAGGCGATCAAGCTCCTCGCGGGCATCGGTGAGCCGCTGGTCGGCCGACTGATGATCTACGACGCCCTGGAGATGCAGTACCGCCAGGTCAAGGTCCGCAAGGACCCCAACTGCGCGGTCTGCGGCGAGAACCCGACCGTCACCGAGCTCATCGACTACGAGGCCTTCTGTGGCGTCGTCTCCGAGGAGGCCCAGGAGGCGGCCGCCGGCTCGACGATCACTCCCAAGCAGCTCAAGGAGTGGATCGACGACGGCGAGAACATCGAGATCATCGACGTCCGCGAGATCAACGAGTACGAGATCGTCTCGATCCCCGGCGCCCGGCTGATCCCGAAGAACGAGTTCCTCATGGGCACCGCCCTGGAGACCCTCCCGCAGGACAAGAAGATCGTCTTGCACTGCAAGACGGGTGTCCGCAGTGCGGAAGTCCTCGCAGTCCTGAAGTCGGCAGGCTTCGCCGACGCCGTACACGTCGGCGGCGGCGTCATCGGCTGGGTCAACCAGATCGAGCCGCACAAGCCGGTCTACTAA
- a CDS encoding alpha/beta hydrolase, with product MARFAWWTALTATAALLATGCSGGSSDGGKAGGKASGTSSSATSAGSATPLPSSLTSQKLDWGRCKATGDSPAPGDEWQCATLEAPLDWAKPEGRTIDLALIRTKASADDRIGSLLFNFGGPGSSGVSTLPWYASSTSELAKRYDLVSWDPRGVGASEGVRCRGDKEIQASESVDITPDTSAEETAYLRDAADFGKGCQKSEGTLIAHVSTTDTARDMDLMRQVLGDTKMHYFGISYGTELGGVYAHLFPRNVGRLILDAVVDPSADGEGHAENQARGFQRALNNYLESTGQGADEGTQKIVDLLKRIDASPLPTSSGRKLTEALALIGIIRPLYSEASWPTLTSALEAAEEGDGSELLALADDYNDRSASGHYSTGTHSQRVISCLDTKQRPTVEETKKLLPRFEKVSPVFGPMLGWDTAGWCHDWPVAGQHDTPEVSARGAAPILLVGNTGDPATPYEGTRKMADELGKGVGVMLTWKGEGHAAYGKGNDCVDSTVNAYLLRGTVPKDGKVCS from the coding sequence ATGGCGCGATTCGCATGGTGGACGGCCCTGACGGCCACCGCCGCGCTCCTGGCGACGGGCTGCAGTGGCGGCTCGTCCGACGGCGGCAAGGCCGGCGGGAAGGCGAGCGGGACGAGTTCCTCGGCCACGTCCGCCGGCTCGGCGACGCCATTGCCGTCCTCCCTGACCTCGCAAAAGCTCGACTGGGGACGCTGCAAGGCCACCGGGGACTCCCCCGCGCCGGGCGACGAGTGGCAGTGCGCGACGCTCGAGGCGCCGCTGGACTGGGCGAAGCCGGAGGGCAGGACGATCGACCTCGCCCTGATCCGCACCAAGGCCAGTGCCGACGACCGCATCGGCTCGCTCCTGTTCAACTTCGGCGGTCCCGGCAGCTCGGGGGTGTCCACGCTGCCGTGGTACGCCTCCTCCACCTCCGAGCTCGCCAAGCGGTACGACCTGGTGAGCTGGGACCCGCGCGGGGTCGGCGCCAGTGAAGGCGTGCGCTGCCGCGGCGACAAGGAGATCCAGGCCTCCGAGTCCGTGGACATCACGCCGGACACCTCGGCGGAGGAGACGGCCTACCTCCGGGACGCCGCCGACTTCGGCAAGGGCTGCCAGAAGTCCGAGGGGACGCTGATCGCGCATGTGTCGACCACCGACACCGCCCGCGACATGGACCTGATGCGCCAGGTCCTCGGCGACACGAAGATGCACTACTTCGGCATCTCCTACGGCACCGAACTCGGCGGCGTATACGCCCACTTGTTCCCGAGGAACGTGGGGCGGCTGATCCTGGACGCGGTCGTCGACCCGAGCGCCGACGGGGAGGGACACGCCGAGAACCAGGCCAGGGGCTTCCAGCGCGCGCTGAACAACTACCTCGAGTCCACCGGCCAGGGCGCCGATGAAGGCACGCAGAAGATCGTGGACCTGCTGAAGCGCATCGACGCGAGCCCGCTGCCGACGTCGTCCGGACGGAAACTCACCGAGGCACTCGCGCTCATCGGCATCATCAGGCCGCTGTACAGCGAAGCGAGCTGGCCGACCCTGACCAGCGCCCTGGAGGCGGCCGAGGAGGGAGACGGCTCGGAACTCCTGGCACTCGCCGACGACTACAACGATCGCAGCGCCTCGGGGCACTACAGCACGGGGACCCACTCGCAACGGGTCATATCGTGCCTGGACACCAAGCAGCGGCCGACGGTCGAGGAGACGAAGAAGCTGCTGCCGCGGTTCGAGAAGGTCTCGCCCGTGTTCGGTCCCATGCTGGGCTGGGACACGGCCGGCTGGTGCCACGACTGGCCGGTGGCCGGGCAGCACGACACCCCGGAGGTGAGTGCGCGGGGTGCGGCACCCATCCTTCTGGTCGGCAACACCGGCGACCCGGCGACGCCCTACGAGGGCACCCGGAAGATGGCCGACGAACTGGGCAAGGGCGTCGGCGTGATGCTCACCTGGAAGGGCGAGGGCCACGCCGCGTACGGGAAGGGGAACGACTGCGTCGACTCCACGGTGAACGCGTACCTGCTGCGGGGGACGGTACCGAAGGACGGCAAGGTCTGCTCATGA
- a CDS encoding alpha/beta hydrolase — protein sequence MPNPPRMRAAALTATALLVSALLAGCSDDDSGDEDLTAQELSWKDCPAPSQAQGGGGSPSPLPGGGAWQCATMKAPRDWDEPKGDTIDIELIRVKASGDANRRIGSLIFNFGGPGGSGVTSLPSFAGGYEKLRARYDLVSFDPRGVGRSEPVRCGNDQHLDAYFQQDATPDDAAERTELLDSAKEFNAACEKNSDGMLPHVITTDAARDLDLMRQVLGDDKLHYFGVSYGTELGGVYAHLFPANVGRAVFDAVVDPTKNAEQNALAQAEGFQLALDNFAEDCTSKTEACPIGDTPQDVKDRIAKLLKDLDSKPIQGIFPRELTQTAATSGIMQALYSKNFWEYLTQGLVQAYDGDGSSLMLLADSSTGRRENGEYSNIIPANVAINCADDKPRYTAEDVERRLPAFRAASNLFGDSLAWSMLSCTDWAVAGAADHPEVGAPGSAPILVVGNTGDPATPYEGARRMVQALGKGVGVELTYKGQGHGAYNSKNKCVQDAVNGYLLDGKAPAAGTVCS from the coding sequence ATGCCGAACCCTCCCCGGATGCGCGCAGCCGCCCTGACCGCCACGGCCCTGCTGGTGTCCGCCCTGCTGGCGGGCTGCAGCGACGACGACTCCGGGGACGAGGATCTGACGGCCCAGGAGCTGAGCTGGAAGGACTGCCCGGCCCCCTCCCAGGCGCAGGGCGGCGGGGGCAGCCCGTCACCTCTGCCGGGCGGCGGCGCATGGCAGTGCGCCACGATGAAGGCACCGCGCGACTGGGACGAGCCCAAGGGCGACACGATCGACATCGAGCTGATCCGGGTGAAGGCCAGCGGCGACGCGAACCGGCGCATCGGCTCGCTGATCTTCAACTTCGGCGGGCCCGGCGGGTCGGGCGTCACCAGCCTGCCTTCCTTCGCCGGCGGGTATGAGAAGCTGCGCGCCCGCTACGACCTGGTGAGCTTCGACCCGCGCGGGGTCGGCCGCAGCGAGCCCGTGCGGTGCGGGAACGACCAGCACCTCGACGCCTACTTCCAGCAGGACGCAACGCCCGACGACGCCGCCGAGCGGACCGAACTGCTGGACAGCGCCAAGGAGTTCAACGCGGCGTGCGAGAAGAACTCCGACGGGATGCTGCCCCATGTGATCACCACCGACGCGGCCCGTGACCTGGACCTGATGCGCCAGGTCCTCGGCGACGACAAGCTGCACTACTTCGGCGTCTCCTACGGCACCGAACTCGGCGGCGTATACGCCCACTTGTTCCCCGCAAACGTGGGGCGCGCCGTCTTCGACGCGGTCGTCGACCCGACGAAGAACGCCGAGCAGAACGCGCTCGCGCAGGCCGAGGGTTTTCAGCTCGCACTGGACAACTTCGCCGAGGACTGCACGTCGAAGACCGAGGCCTGCCCGATCGGCGACACCCCCCAGGACGTCAAGGACCGCATCGCCAAGCTGCTGAAGGACCTCGACAGCAAACCGATCCAGGGCATCTTCCCGCGCGAGCTGACCCAGACCGCCGCGACGTCCGGCATCATGCAGGCGCTGTACTCGAAGAACTTCTGGGAGTACCTCACCCAGGGCCTGGTGCAGGCGTACGACGGTGACGGCAGCTCCCTGATGCTGCTGGCCGACTCGAGCACCGGACGCCGCGAGAACGGCGAGTACAGCAACATCATCCCGGCCAACGTGGCGATCAACTGTGCCGATGACAAGCCCCGGTACACAGCCGAGGACGTGGAGCGGAGACTGCCCGCGTTCCGGGCCGCCTCGAACCTGTTCGGCGACTCCCTGGCCTGGTCCATGCTCAGCTGCACCGACTGGGCCGTGGCGGGCGCCGCCGACCATCCCGAGGTCGGTGCGCCCGGCTCGGCGCCGATCCTCGTCGTGGGCAACACCGGCGACCCGGCCACGCCGTACGAGGGCGCGCGGAGGATGGTCCAGGCGCTGGGCAAGGGGGTGGGCGTCGAGCTGACGTACAAGGGGCAGGGACACGGGGCGTACAACAGCAAGAACAAGTGCGTGCAGGACGCGGTGAACGGTTATCTGCTGGACGGGAAGGCGCCGGCGGCGGGCACCGTCTGCTCCTGA
- a CDS encoding lysylphosphatidylglycerol synthase transmembrane domain-containing protein — protein sequence MKQQGVHPEDAASTSDASSRPDTANAGKKDPGESDSGKKDEVKKGADANDAGRKAIEGKVPYDLDEVHVDEVEGDEPLLPARVHRPSDLMRLLVGVLGIALLLAIAAFAHGTTSGLEQDINKGTGQAPDVFSKMAGLVSSIAILLVPVAFAIERLIKRDGLRIADGVLAAVLAHGVTLATDLWVARAAPESIRDALTQPSPGDIGSLTDPVHGYLAPVIAYMTAVGMSRRPRWRAVLWAVLVLYAFSMLVTGYTTPFSILLTLLIGWTVAYGTLYAVGSPNVRPTGRTLMAGLRHVGFRPVSAAREETSDTQETGDRGRRYFVTLEDGPPLDVTVVDREQQAQGFFYRAWRNLTLRGFATRSSLQSLRQALEQEALLAYAAIAAGANAPKLIATSELGPDAVMLVYEHTGGHTLDSLSDEEITDDLLRGAWLQVKALQSRRIAHRRLVGDAILVDRSSKVIITDLRIGEIAANNLLLRMDISQLLVTLGLRVGAERAVASAVSVLGPDAVADCLPMLQPIALSRSTRATLRRLARERAQREREAVLEASRLAKHARSEEATDGAGTVLGKPDKKTVRAQARAEKRAIDEALDEAREEDLLTQIRHEMLRIRPQAPVEPARLERVRPRTLISFIAGAIAAYFLLTQLTHIEFGPVIANAQWGWVAAAVLFSAASYFAAAMALLGFVPERVPFRRTVTAQVAGSFVKIVAPAAVGGVALNTRFLQRAGVRPGLAVASVGASQLFGLGCHILMLLAFGYLTGTEKTPSLSPSRTVIAGLLTVAVLVLVVTSVPFLRKFVVTRVRSLFAGVVPRMLDVLQRPQKLVTGIGGMLLLTACFVMCLDASIRAFGSEGTSLSIASVAVVFLAGNALGSAAPTPGGVGAVDVTLTFGLIAVGLPSEVATPSVLLFRMLTLWLPVLPGWLAFNHLTRKGAL from the coding sequence ATGAAGCAACAGGGTGTGCACCCGGAGGACGCGGCGAGCACCTCTGACGCTTCGTCGCGCCCGGACACCGCGAACGCCGGCAAGAAGGACCCCGGCGAGAGCGACAGCGGCAAGAAGGACGAGGTCAAAAAGGGCGCGGACGCGAACGACGCCGGACGCAAGGCCATCGAGGGGAAGGTGCCGTACGACCTGGACGAGGTGCACGTCGACGAGGTCGAGGGCGACGAACCGCTGCTCCCCGCGCGCGTGCACCGTCCGTCCGACCTCATGCGACTGCTCGTGGGCGTGCTGGGCATCGCCCTGCTGCTCGCGATCGCCGCTTTCGCCCACGGCACCACTTCAGGACTTGAGCAGGACATCAACAAGGGCACCGGCCAGGCGCCCGACGTGTTCAGCAAGATGGCCGGGCTGGTGTCCAGCATCGCGATCCTCCTGGTGCCCGTCGCCTTCGCGATCGAGCGGCTGATCAAGCGGGACGGGCTGCGCATCGCCGACGGCGTCCTCGCGGCCGTCCTCGCGCACGGGGTGACGCTCGCCACCGACCTGTGGGTCGCGCGGGCCGCCCCCGAGTCCATCCGGGACGCGCTCACCCAGCCGTCGCCCGGCGACATCGGCTCCCTCACCGACCCGGTGCACGGCTATCTCGCGCCGGTCATCGCGTACATGACGGCCGTGGGCATGTCCCGCAGACCCCGCTGGCGTGCGGTCCTGTGGGCGGTCCTGGTCCTGTACGCCTTCTCCATGCTGGTCACCGGCTACACCACGCCGTTCTCGATCCTCCTGACACTGCTGATCGGCTGGACCGTCGCCTACGGCACGCTGTACGCGGTCGGCTCGCCCAATGTCCGTCCCACCGGACGGACCCTGATGGCGGGCCTCAGGCACGTCGGCTTCCGCCCGGTGAGCGCGGCCCGCGAGGAGACTTCCGACACACAGGAGACCGGCGACCGCGGGCGGCGCTACTTCGTCACCCTCGAGGACGGTCCGCCGCTGGATGTGACGGTGGTCGACCGGGAGCAGCAGGCGCAGGGCTTCTTCTATCGCGCGTGGCGCAATCTGACACTGCGCGGCTTTGCCACCCGAAGCAGCCTCCAGTCGCTGCGCCAGGCTCTGGAGCAGGAGGCACTGCTCGCCTACGCGGCCATCGCGGCCGGCGCCAACGCGCCCAAGCTGATCGCGACCTCCGAGCTCGGCCCGGACGCCGTGATGCTGGTCTACGAGCACACCGGCGGCCACACCCTGGACTCGCTCTCGGACGAGGAGATCACCGACGACCTGCTGCGCGGCGCCTGGCTCCAGGTCAAGGCCCTGCAGTCCCGGCGTATCGCGCACCGCAGGCTGGTGGGTGACGCGATTCTGGTGGATCGTTCCAGCAAGGTGATCATCACTGACCTGCGCATCGGCGAGATCGCGGCCAACAATCTGCTGCTGCGGATGGACATCTCCCAGCTGCTGGTGACGCTCGGCCTCCGGGTGGGCGCCGAGCGCGCGGTGGCCTCGGCGGTGAGCGTGCTCGGGCCCGACGCGGTGGCCGACTGTCTTCCGATGCTGCAGCCCATCGCGCTGAGCCGCTCCACGCGCGCGACGCTGCGCAGACTCGCCCGGGAGCGGGCCCAGCGCGAGCGCGAGGCGGTGCTGGAGGCGTCCCGGCTCGCCAAGCACGCCCGCAGCGAGGAGGCAACGGACGGCGCCGGGACTGTACTCGGCAAGCCGGACAAGAAGACGGTACGGGCGCAGGCGCGGGCCGAGAAGCGGGCCATCGACGAGGCCCTGGACGAGGCGCGCGAGGAGGATCTGCTCACGCAGATCCGCCACGAGATGCTGCGGATCAGGCCGCAGGCTCCGGTCGAACCGGCCCGCCTTGAGCGGGTACGGCCGCGCACGCTGATCAGTTTCATCGCCGGTGCCATCGCCGCGTACTTCCTGCTGACGCAGCTCACCCACATCGAGTTCGGCCCGGTCATCGCCAACGCCCAGTGGGGCTGGGTGGCCGCGGCCGTACTGTTTTCGGCGGCCAGCTACTTCGCGGCGGCGATGGCGCTGCTGGGGTTCGTGCCCGAGCGGGTGCCGTTCCGGCGCACCGTCACGGCGCAGGTCGCCGGGTCGTTCGTGAAGATCGTCGCGCCGGCCGCGGTCGGTGGCGTCGCCCTCAACACGCGCTTCCTGCAGCGCGCGGGGGTGCGGCCGGGGCTCGCGGTGGCGAGCGTCGGCGCGTCACAGCTGTTCGGGCTCGGCTGCCACATCCTGATGCTGCTGGCCTTCGGCTATCTCACCGGCACCGAGAAGACGCCGTCGCTGTCGCCGTCCCGGACCGTCATCGCGGGCCTGCTGACGGTGGCGGTCCTCGTGCTTGTGGTGACCTCGGTGCCCTTCCTGCGGAAATTCGTCGTCACGCGCGTGAGGTCGCTGTTCGCGGGTGTCGTGCCGCGCATGCTCGACGTACTGCAGCGGCCGCAGAAGCTGGTCACCGGCATCGGTGGCATGCTGCTGCTGACCGCGTGCTTCGTGATGTGCCTGGACGCGTCGATCCGGGCCTTCGGCAGCGAGGGGACCTCGCTCAGCATCGCCAGCGTGGCCGTCGTCTTCCTCGCAGGCAACGCGCTCGGCTCCGCGGCCCCGACCCCGGGCGGCGTGGGCGCCGTGGACGTGACCCTGACCTTCGGTCTGATCGCCGTGGGCCTGCCCAGCGAGGTCGCCACCCCCTCGGTGCTGCTGTTCCGGATGCTGACGCTGTGGCTGCCGGTGCTGCCGGGCTGGTTGGCCTTCAACCACCTGACGCGCAAGGGCGCGCTGTAG
- a CDS encoding MGMT family protein, which produces MSEESLPHDARLEYDDAHPEPVDALPEPVDALPEYAERVLEVAELIPPGRVMTYGDVAEWLEEGGPRQVGRVMALYGGAVPWWRVVRADGVLLPGHELRALEHYRVEGTPLKEASRAAEGHLPRLDMRRARWDGGERAQGHT; this is translated from the coding sequence ATGAGCGAGGAGAGCCTTCCGCACGACGCCCGCCTGGAGTACGACGACGCCCACCCGGAGCCCGTGGACGCGCTGCCGGAGCCCGTGGACGCGCTGCCGGAGTACGCCGAGCGCGTCCTCGAGGTCGCCGAGCTGATTCCGCCGGGCCGCGTCATGACGTACGGGGATGTCGCGGAGTGGCTGGAGGAGGGCGGGCCCCGGCAGGTCGGCCGGGTGATGGCTCTCTACGGGGGAGCCGTCCCGTGGTGGCGGGTGGTCCGCGCGGACGGGGTGCTGCTGCCGGGTCACGAGCTGAGAGCGCTGGAGCACTACCGCGTCGAGGGCACGCCTCTGAAGGAGGCGAGCAGGGCCGCCGAGGGCCACCTGCCGCGCCTCGACATGAGGCGGGCGCGCTGGGACGGCGGCGAACGCGCACAGGGTCACACCTGA
- a CDS encoding ATP-dependent DNA helicase: MSSSSSTRRLSHPQVRQGTRGVYRLVRTPPVQVAPPRLDAAQRAVVDHATGPLLVLAGPGTGKTTTLVESVAARIARGGDPERILVLTFSRKAAVELRDRMALRIGAARAPQATTFHSFCYALVRAHQDSDLFVEPLRLLSGPEQDVTVRELLAGGPDLERLGLAHVRWPDELRACLTTRGFADEVRAVLARSRELGLGPDALDAFARRIGRPDWRAAASFLAEYLDVLDMQGVLDYAELVHRAVLLARRPEAAQLLAARYDAVYVDEYQDTDPAQVRLLHALAGGGRTLVAFGDPDQSIYAFRGADVNGILEFPHAFPRADGRPAPVEVLRTSRRSGAALLTATRLLTQRMPLTRLPAEKVRAHRELAAVREGGRVEVFTYPTPGTELDNIADILRRAHLEDGVPWSEMAVLVRAGSRTIPTVRRALTAAGVPLDIDGDDLPLRHEPAVAPLLTALRAVATAEAQPARGGGDVDVRAEEVAEAGVRTGEAAEAEGDALAVRPEPEGDASAARPDPGASWLDTETALTLLASPLAGMDAADLRRLGRALRDEERAAGNPLPPPSDELLARALAEPERLAVHDPTYARGAQRLGALLGKARERLAGGGTAEEALWDLWEGTPWPTRLERTARRGGAAGRNADRDLDAVCALFATAARAEERTGGRGTLNFLAEIEAEDIAADTLTRRAVRPDAVRLMTAHRSKGLEWRLVVVAGVQEGLWPDLRRRGSLLEADRIGRDGLAEPLTPGALLAEERRLFYVAATRARERLVVTAVKAPADDGDQPSRFLTELGVEPRDVTGRPRRPLAVAALVAELRATTVDPRASDTLREAAARRLARLAALADEEGRPLVPSAHPYRWWGMFEPTESKVPLRNRDQPVVLSGSALDQLANTCSLQWFLGREVKADAPATAAQGFGNVVHVLADEVASGHTPADLAVLMERLDSVWNALAFDAPWKSAQEKDNARVAVERFLKWHVMDRAGRTPVASEHDFDVTLEAGDVEVRIRGQMDRVEADGEGRAYVVDFKTGKQAPSAAEVARHPQLAVYQLAVREGAVDEAFDGIRPEPGGAELVQLRQGAAKRDGGETLPKVQGQEPLDGPDGEWVGDLLATAAGKVLDERFTPSAGQHCTHCAFRASCSVRPEGRHVVE; this comes from the coding sequence GTGAGCTCCTCTTCCTCCACCAGGCGCCTGTCGCACCCCCAGGTGCGACAGGGGACCCGTGGCGTTTACCGGCTGGTGCGTACCCCGCCGGTCCAGGTGGCTCCCCCTCGTCTGGACGCCGCACAGCGCGCCGTGGTTGACCACGCGACCGGCCCGCTGCTCGTCCTCGCAGGTCCGGGTACTGGAAAGACCACCACCCTCGTCGAGTCGGTGGCGGCGCGCATCGCCCGTGGCGGGGACCCCGAGCGCATTCTGGTGCTGACGTTCAGCCGCAAGGCCGCCGTGGAACTGCGCGACCGTATGGCGCTGCGCATAGGGGCGGCCCGCGCGCCCCAGGCGACCACGTTCCACTCGTTCTGCTACGCCCTGGTCCGCGCCCACCAGGACAGCGACCTGTTCGTGGAGCCCCTGCGGCTGCTCTCGGGCCCCGAGCAGGACGTGACGGTGCGGGAACTGCTGGCGGGCGGGCCCGACCTGGAGCGGCTCGGCCTCGCGCACGTGCGCTGGCCGGACGAACTGCGCGCCTGCCTGACCACCCGCGGCTTCGCCGACGAGGTCCGCGCGGTCCTCGCCCGCAGCCGCGAACTGGGCCTCGGCCCCGACGCCCTGGACGCCTTCGCCCGCCGCATCGGCCGCCCCGACTGGCGCGCCGCGGCGTCCTTCCTCGCCGAGTACCTCGACGTGCTCGACATGCAGGGCGTGCTCGACTACGCCGAACTGGTCCACCGCGCGGTGCTCCTCGCCCGCCGCCCCGAGGCCGCCCAGCTGCTCGCCGCGCGGTACGACGCCGTGTACGTCGACGAGTACCAGGACACCGATCCGGCCCAGGTACGGCTGCTGCACGCCCTCGCCGGCGGCGGCCGCACCCTTGTCGCCTTCGGTGACCCCGACCAGTCGATCTACGCCTTCCGGGGCGCCGACGTGAACGGCATCCTGGAGTTCCCGCACGCCTTCCCGCGCGCGGACGGCCGCCCCGCGCCCGTCGAGGTCCTGCGCACCTCCCGCCGCTCCGGCGCCGCCCTGTTGACCGCCACCCGGCTGCTCACCCAGCGCATGCCGCTCACCCGGCTACCGGCGGAGAAGGTACGCGCCCATCGAGAGCTCGCTGCGGTCCGCGAGGGCGGCCGCGTCGAGGTCTTCACGTACCCGACGCCCGGCACCGAGCTGGACAACATCGCCGACATTCTGCGCAGGGCGCATCTGGAGGACGGCGTGCCCTGGAGCGAGATGGCCGTCCTGGTGCGTGCGGGGTCGCGCACGATCCCGACGGTGCGCAGGGCGCTCACTGCCGCCGGGGTGCCTTTGGACATCGACGGCGACGACCTGCCACTGCGGCACGAGCCGGCGGTGGCGCCGCTGCTGACGGCGTTGCGGGCGGTGGCGACGGCGGAGGCGCAGCCTGCGCGGGGCGGCGGCGACGTCGACGTACGTGCTGAGGAAGTGGCCGAGGCCGGCGTACGTACCGGAGAAGCGGCCGAAGCCGAGGGCGACGCCTTGGCCGTCCGGCCCGAACCGGAGGGCGATGCCTCGGCCGCCCGGCCCGATCCCGGTGCCTCCTGGCTCGACACCGAGACCGCCCTCACCCTGCTCGCCTCCCCCCTCGCAGGCATGGACGCCGCCGACCTGCGGCGCCTCGGGCGGGCCCTGCGCGACGAAGAGCGGGCCGCGGGCAACCCGCTGCCGCCGCCCTCGGACGAGCTGCTCGCGCGGGCACTGGCCGAGCCGGAGCGGTTGGCGGTGCACGACCCCACGTACGCGCGTGGTGCCCAGCGGCTCGGCGCGCTGCTCGGCAAGGCCCGTGAGCGCCTCGCGGGCGGCGGTACGGCCGAGGAGGCGCTGTGGGACCTGTGGGAGGGCACGCCGTGGCCCACGCGTCTGGAGCGGACCGCCCGCCGCGGCGGCGCGGCCGGACGCAACGCCGACCGTGACCTCGACGCCGTATGCGCACTGTTCGCGACCGCGGCCCGCGCCGAGGAGCGCACCGGCGGCCGGGGCACCCTGAACTTCCTGGCGGAGATCGAGGCCGAGGACATCGCCGCCGACACCCTCACACGGCGTGCCGTACGCCCCGACGCCGTGCGCCTGATGACCGCGCATCGCTCCAAGGGCCTGGAGTGGCGGCTGGTCGTCGTCGCCGGCGTCCAGGAGGGGCTGTGGCCGGATCTGCGCCGCCGCGGCTCGCTCCTGGAAGCCGACCGCATCGGCCGCGACGGGCTCGCCGAACCGCTCACCCCGGGGGCGCTGCTGGCGGAGGAACGTCGTCTGTTCTATGTCGCCGCCACGCGCGCGCGTGAACGCCTCGTCGTCACCGCGGTGAAGGCCCCGGCCGACGACGGTGACCAGCCCTCCCGCTTCCTGACCGAACTCGGCGTCGAGCCGAGGGACGTGACAGGCCGCCCGCGCCGCCCGCTGGCCGTCGCCGCGCTCGTCGCCGAACTCCGGGCGACCACGGTCGACCCGCGCGCGTCGGACACGCTCAGGGAGGCCGCCGCTCGCCGACTGGCCCGGCTCGCCGCGCTCGCAGACGAAGAGGGCCGCCCGCTGGTGCCGTCCGCACACCCCTACCGCTGGTGGGGCATGTTCGAGCCGACCGAGTCCAAGGTGCCGCTGCGCAACCGCGACCAACCCGTCGTGCTGTCCGGAAGCGCCCTCGACCAGCTCGCCAACACCTGCTCCCTGCAGTGGTTCCTGGGCCGCGAGGTGAAGGCCGACGCACCCGCGACCGCCGCCCAGGGCTTCGGCAACGTGGTGCACGTCCTCGCCGACGAGGTCGCCTCCGGACACACCCCGGCCGACCTCGCCGTCCTCATGGAGCGCCTTGACTCCGTGTGGAACGCGCTGGCCTTCGACGCGCCCTGGAAGTCGGCGCAGGAGAAGGACAACGCGCGCGTGGCGGTCGAACGCTTCCTGAAGTGGCACGTGATGGACCGTGCGGGGCGTACGCCGGTGGCCAGTGAGCACGACTTCGACGTCACCCTCGAAGCGGGCGACGTCGAGGTCCGCATCCGCGGCCAGATGGACCGCGTCGAGGCCGACGGCGAAGGACGGGCCTACGTCGTCGACTTCAAGACCGGCAAGCAGGCACCCAGCGCGGCCGAGGTGGCCCGCCACCCGCAGCTCGCCGTCTACCAGCTCGCCGTCCGCGAGGGTGCCGTGGACGAGGCCTTCGACGGCATACGTCCGGAGCCGGGCGGCGCCGAACTCGTCCAGCTGCGCCAGGGCGCCGCCAAGCGGGACGGCGGCGAGACGCTGCCCAAGGTGCAGGGGCAGGAGCCCCTGGACGGCCCGGACGGGGAGTGGGTCGGCGACCTGCTGGCCACGGCGGCCGGCAAGGTCCTCGACGAGCGGTTCACGCCCAGCGCGGGCCAGCACTGCACACACTGCGCGTTCCGGGCGTCGTGCAGTGTGCGGCCCGAGGGACGGCACGTGGTCGAGTAG